In Trichocoleus desertorum NBK24, the following are encoded in one genomic region:
- a CDS encoding cytochrome P450, producing MLTKLPDGPKSPPWLQKLQYTLDPLGFLEAAGERYGDIFNAPVMGNTSTLLLVSHPQALQQIFASDTKQFAAPPNQLLRPLVGQYSLLVLEGDRHRRERKLLLPPFHGDRMRAYGQSIIELADKAFAQLEPNQPFTARTLAQDISMDVILRVVFGLSEGEKFDELKQCITTLMDLFQSPLIAGLLFFPTLQKDLGPRSPWGYVRHLQRQIDERLYAEIQARRQHHDPANPDILSLLLSTEDETGEGMSDAELKDELMTFLLAGHETTASAIAWTFYWVHKFPHIRERILQELATLGDAPDPVNIARLPYLTAVCQETLRIYPIAVLTVPRAVKEPVELMGYSLQPGVRLFGNIYLTHHREDLYPDSKQFRPERFLERQFSPYEFLPFGGGVRRCVGEALAWFEMKLVLATALQRYELGLADQKPERPKRRGVMVAPEGGVRMVLRSRR from the coding sequence ATGTTAACGAAACTCCCTGACGGCCCAAAATCACCACCTTGGTTACAAAAGCTGCAATACACTTTAGATCCTCTAGGGTTTCTGGAGGCAGCAGGAGAACGCTATGGTGATATTTTTAATGCACCTGTGATGGGGAATACCAGTACACTATTGCTAGTGAGTCACCCCCAAGCCCTTCAACAAATCTTTGCTAGCGATACCAAGCAATTTGCTGCTCCGCCCAATCAATTGTTGCGGCCTTTAGTGGGTCAATATTCCTTATTAGTATTAGAGGGCGATCGCCATCGTCGGGAGCGTAAACTTCTCCTGCCGCCCTTTCACGGCGATCGCATGCGAGCTTATGGGCAGTCAATCATTGAGTTAGCAGATAAAGCTTTTGCTCAATTAGAGCCTAACCAACCCTTTACCGCCCGAACCCTGGCACAAGATATCTCAATGGATGTGATCTTGAGGGTCGTGTTCGGGCTGTCGGAGGGGGAGAAGTTTGATGAGCTTAAGCAATGCATCACTACACTTATGGATCTGTTTCAGTCTCCGTTGATAGCAGGCTTGCTCTTTTTTCCTACGCTACAAAAGGATTTAGGCCCCCGCAGCCCCTGGGGTTATGTGCGACATCTCCAGCGACAAATTGACGAACGACTCTACGCAGAAATCCAAGCTCGTCGGCAACATCATGATCCTGCCAATCCAGATATCCTGAGCCTACTTCTCTCCACTGAGGATGAAACTGGCGAAGGCATGAGTGATGCCGAACTAAAAGATGAGTTAATGACTTTTCTGCTAGCAGGTCACGAAACGACAGCCTCTGCGATCGCCTGGACATTCTATTGGGTGCACAAATTTCCTCACATTCGGGAGAGGATACTTCAGGAGCTAGCCACATTAGGAGACGCACCTGATCCGGTTAATATCGCTCGTCTACCCTATCTCACAGCAGTTTGCCAAGAAACCCTCCGGATTTATCCCATTGCTGTGCTAACAGTGCCACGAGCAGTAAAGGAGCCTGTAGAGCTGATGGGCTATTCATTACAGCCAGGGGTAAGGTTGTTTGGTAATATTTACCTCACCCATCATCGCGAAGATCTCTACCCAGACTCTAAACAATTTAGACCCGAACGCTTCCTAGAGCGCCAGTTTTCTCCTTATGAGTTCCTACCCTTTGGAGGTGGTGTCCGGCGTTGTGTGGGTGAGGCGTTAGCCTGGTTCGAAATGAAGTTGGTTTTAGCTACAGCTCTACAACGCTATGAATTAGGGTTGGCCGACCAAAAACCAGAGCGCCCCAAACGCCGAGGTGTGATGGTAGCACCCGAAGGAGGAGTTAGGATGGTATTGCGATCGCGCCGCTAA
- a CDS encoding pentapeptide repeat-containing protein, giving the protein MSFAIIYCAEIFQGLGQPDDPDHLRGLGLGLVWGISFIPSLFFLAFSSTWVAKNFSMVVSCYFTSSLVASIVMNFLRNGPSPFEDFGLYLLVLVASIFLFLLLFFPLVILVSTTAYLVVQLLPYRSTWASTSFEGANLTGANFSNAALGNTNFRAAHVETACFYRARNLYPQLFEKTCLAKPKLLAKAITELQNTH; this is encoded by the coding sequence ATGAGCTTTGCCATAATTTACTGTGCTGAAATTTTTCAGGGCTTAGGACAACCAGATGATCCAGATCATTTGCGAGGGCTAGGTTTAGGGCTGGTTTGGGGGATCTCTTTCATACCATCATTGTTTTTCTTAGCCTTTTCCTCAACATGGGTTGCTAAAAACTTTTCAATGGTAGTTTCATGCTACTTTACAAGCAGTTTAGTGGCTAGTATTGTCATGAATTTCCTGAGAAATGGTCCAAGTCCATTTGAGGATTTTGGCTTATATTTATTGGTATTAGTTGCTAGTATTTTTCTGTTTTTGCTTTTGTTTTTTCCACTAGTTATTTTAGTGTCTACTACAGCTTACTTAGTTGTCCAACTCCTTCCCTACCGTTCTACCTGGGCTTCTACTAGCTTTGAAGGAGCTAACCTGACGGGTGCAAACTTCTCTAATGCAGCGTTGGGTAATACAAATTTTAGAGCTGCTCATGTAGAGACTGCTTGTTTCTATCGAGCCAGAAACTTGTATCCCCAACTTTTTGAGAAAACTTGCTTGGCAAAACCGAAACTCTTGGCTAAAGCCATCACTGAACTTCAAAATACCCATTAA
- the ilvA gene encoding threonine ammonia-lyase, biosynthetic — MFCDYLVQILTARVYDVAQESPLEHAPNLSARVNNRLLLKREDIQSVFSFKLRGAYNKMVNLSPDQLAQGVIAASAGNHAQGVALGASRLGTRAIIVMPVTTPQVKVDAVKARGGEVVLQGDTYDDAYAYARQLEAEKGLTFIHPFDDPDVIAGQGTIGMEILRQCQQPIHAIFVAIGGGGLISGVAAYVKRLRPEIKIIGVEPVDADAMNQSLKAGHRVRLPQVGLFADGVAVREVGEETFRLCQEYVDEIILVDTDATCAAIKDVFEDTRSILEPAGALAIAGAKAYAEREQIEGKTLIAIACGANMNFDRLRFVAERAEFGERREAIFAVTIPEQPGSLRKFCECLGRRNLTEFNYRISDQKEAHIFVGVQIQNRADAAKMAQNFENCGFKTIDLTDDELTKLHLRHMVGGHSALAHHELLYRFEFPERPGALMKFVTSMSPNWNISMFHYRNNGADYGRIVVGMQVPPQETQEWQAFLETLGYRYWDESQNPAYKLFLG, encoded by the coding sequence ATGTTTTGCGACTACCTGGTACAAATCCTGACTGCTCGTGTTTATGATGTCGCCCAAGAATCGCCGCTAGAACATGCTCCCAATTTATCAGCACGAGTCAATAATAGACTGCTGTTGAAGCGGGAAGATATACAGTCAGTCTTTTCGTTTAAGCTACGGGGTGCCTATAACAAAATGGTGAACCTGTCTCCTGATCAGCTAGCCCAAGGAGTCATTGCGGCCTCGGCGGGCAACCATGCTCAAGGTGTTGCCCTAGGTGCGAGTCGGCTGGGAACTCGCGCCATTATTGTCATGCCCGTCACTACACCCCAGGTCAAGGTAGATGCCGTCAAAGCGCGCGGCGGTGAGGTAGTGCTACAGGGTGACACCTACGATGATGCCTATGCTTATGCCCGTCAACTCGAAGCTGAAAAAGGGTTGACCTTTATTCACCCCTTCGATGACCCGGATGTGATCGCAGGACAAGGCACCATCGGTATGGAGATTTTGCGGCAATGCCAGCAACCGATCCACGCCATCTTTGTCGCGATCGGCGGAGGCGGTTTAATCTCTGGAGTTGCAGCTTATGTCAAGCGGTTACGTCCAGAAATCAAGATCATTGGCGTAGAACCTGTGGATGCTGATGCCATGAACCAATCCCTCAAAGCAGGGCATCGGGTGCGATTACCTCAGGTGGGATTGTTTGCTGATGGGGTAGCGGTACGGGAAGTGGGAGAAGAAACCTTTCGTCTGTGTCAAGAATATGTAGATGAGATTATTCTGGTGGATACAGATGCCACCTGTGCAGCGATCAAAGATGTGTTTGAGGATACGCGATCGATCCTTGAACCTGCCGGAGCCTTAGCGATCGCTGGAGCCAAAGCCTATGCTGAGAGAGAACAGATTGAAGGAAAAACGCTAATTGCGATCGCTTGCGGTGCCAATATGAACTTCGATCGCCTGCGGTTTGTGGCAGAGCGAGCCGAGTTTGGCGAACGTCGAGAAGCGATCTTTGCGGTCACAATTCCAGAACAACCGGGTAGTCTGCGTAAGTTTTGTGAATGCTTAGGTCGCCGCAACTTAACAGAGTTTAACTACCGCATTTCTGACCAAAAGGAAGCGCATATCTTTGTGGGTGTACAAATTCAAAATCGCGCTGATGCCGCTAAGATGGCGCAAAACTTTGAGAACTGTGGGTTTAAAACCATCGATCTCACAGATGATGAGCTAACCAAACTCCACTTGCGACATATGGTAGGAGGTCACTCAGCCCTCGCTCATCATGAGTTACTTTACCGCTTCGAGTTCCCGGAGCGTCCTGGTGCCCTGATGAAGTTTGTCACCTCCATGAGTCCCAACTGGAATATCAGCATGTTCCACTACCGTAACAACGGTGCAGACTACGGACGAATTGTCGTGGGGATGCAAGTTCCACCCCAGGAGACTCAGGAGTGGCAAGCCTTTCTGGAAACTTTAGGATACCGCTATTGGGATGAAAGCCAAAACCCAGCCTATAAGTTGTTTTTGGGGTAG
- a CDS encoding ROK family protein: MTETPLLLALDFGGTKHAAALIGQGETQWRDSRRQLSPAKPNAQTDWQIMRSLAHELLQGAKPSAIGVSFGGPVDAKTGTVRLSHHVPGWENVPLQQWLEAEFAAPASVDNDANVAAVGEHRFGAGRGCDSLFYITISTGVGGGWILNGQLWSGAEGMAGEIGHIVVDPDGPLCLCGKRGCVERLASGPYIAQDIREQLVAQPHRGQILRSLVNQNLDTITAQVVSQATTQGDDLAWEVLEVAAWALGLGIGNVANLMNPQRFILGGGVTKSGAQWWETVRQTAQTTALPEIHFEIVPAALGDEAPLWGAVALASDRLQD; this comes from the coding sequence GTGACAGAAACGCCCTTATTACTCGCCCTAGATTTTGGCGGCACGAAACACGCAGCAGCACTGATTGGTCAGGGCGAGACCCAATGGCGAGATTCCCGTCGTCAGCTCTCTCCTGCCAAACCCAATGCCCAGACCGATTGGCAGATCATGCGATCGCTAGCTCATGAACTGCTGCAAGGTGCCAAGCCGAGTGCGATCGGAGTCAGCTTTGGTGGGCCAGTCGATGCCAAAACTGGAACAGTACGGCTCTCTCACCATGTCCCTGGGTGGGAAAATGTACCGCTACAGCAATGGCTAGAAGCAGAGTTTGCTGCCCCTGCCAGTGTGGATAATGATGCCAACGTTGCGGCGGTGGGAGAGCATCGCTTTGGAGCAGGTCGAGGTTGCGACAGCTTGTTCTACATCACCATCAGTACAGGCGTGGGCGGTGGCTGGATTCTCAACGGTCAACTGTGGTCAGGAGCCGAAGGGATGGCGGGAGAAATTGGTCATATCGTGGTTGATCCCGATGGGCCGCTCTGTCTATGCGGCAAACGTGGCTGTGTCGAACGGTTAGCCTCTGGCCCCTACATTGCCCAGGACATCCGAGAACAGCTAGTAGCCCAGCCCCACCGAGGCCAAATTCTGCGATCGCTCGTCAACCAGAACCTAGACACAATAACCGCTCAGGTAGTCAGCCAAGCCACAACCCAGGGCGATGACTTAGCTTGGGAAGTGTTGGAGGTCGCAGCCTGGGCGCTCGGTCTGGGAATTGGCAATGTAGCTAACTTGATGAATCCGCAACGCTTTATTTTAGGTGGGGGTGTGACGAAATCAGGAGCACAGTGGTGGGAGACGGTGCGACAAACGGCTCAGACTACCGCGCTACCAGAAATCCACTTTGAAATTGTCCCTGCGGCCTTAGGTGATGAGGCTCCTTTGTGGGGAGCTGTCGCTCTGGCTAGCGATCGCCTCCAAGACTAA
- a CDS encoding exopolyphosphatase produces the protein MVVMTDQYRLVTRSDFDGLVCAVLLKELDLINEIKFVHPKDMQDGKIAITDKDITTNLPYVSGVHLAFDHHYSEILRNQNPEAGYINNPEAPSAARVVYDYFGGLEKFPHISTEMMEAVDKGDSAQFNIDEVLHPKNWVLLNFLMDARTGLGRFKEFNISNYSLMMELIDYCKNHTIAEILELPDVKERVDLYFEQASQFKDQLLRCATVYDNLVVLDLRNEDVIYAGNRFMIYALFPNCNISIHQMWGVKQQNTVFAVGKSIFNKTSKTNIGELMLQYGGGGHANAGTCQIGNAQAEVTLKELIARINTDG, from the coding sequence ATGGTAGTTATGACCGACCAATACCGATTAGTCACTAGAAGCGATTTTGATGGCCTTGTCTGTGCTGTTTTATTAAAAGAATTAGATTTGATTAACGAAATTAAATTTGTCCATCCTAAAGATATGCAGGATGGCAAGATTGCAATTACCGATAAAGATATCACCACTAATCTACCCTATGTATCAGGAGTTCATTTAGCCTTCGATCACCACTACAGTGAGATTCTGCGGAATCAAAATCCTGAAGCAGGCTATATTAACAACCCAGAGGCTCCTTCCGCAGCCAGAGTGGTTTACGACTACTTTGGAGGCTTAGAGAAGTTTCCCCACATCTCCACCGAAATGATGGAGGCCGTTGATAAAGGAGATTCAGCTCAATTTAATATCGATGAAGTTTTACATCCTAAAAATTGGGTACTCCTCAACTTTTTGATGGATGCCAGAACAGGGTTGGGAAGATTTAAGGAATTCAACATCTCAAACTACAGTTTGATGATGGAATTAATCGACTACTGCAAAAACCATACCATCGCTGAAATCTTAGAATTACCTGATGTTAAGGAACGAGTTGATCTCTACTTTGAACAGGCATCTCAGTTCAAAGATCAACTGCTGCGTTGTGCTACCGTATATGACAACTTAGTGGTCTTAGACCTGCGGAATGAGGATGTAATCTACGCAGGCAACCGTTTCATGATTTATGCTTTGTTTCCTAACTGCAACATCTCCATTCATCAAATGTGGGGCGTGAAGCAACAGAATACAGTTTTCGCAGTGGGTAAGTCGATTTTTAACAAAACCTCCAAAACCAATATTGGCGAATTAATGCTGCAATATGGCGGCGGTGGTCATGCCAATGCGGGAACTTGCCAAATCGGCAATGCTCAAGCTGAAGTAACTCTAAAGGAATTGATTGCTCGAATTAACACAGATGGCTAA
- a CDS encoding DUF554 domain-containing protein, whose protein sequence is MSLDFWAKTSGTWINIGTVLAGTALGLGLQGRLPLRMQRIITQGLGLITLFVGIQMAGSLTKTQAGRIDGVVLALLAIALGGLLGEWWQLEERLTAVGDWLKQRFKGGGGFTDGFVAASLLFCVGPMTLIGSLNNGLTGDNTLLTLKATMDGLAAIAFTSSFGIGVGFSTLIILVYQGGLSLAAGLLAQSLPDPATDPRVLLITGVGGLMILGISLNLLEVAQVRVASFLPALALAPLIYFILAR, encoded by the coding sequence ATGTCACTTGATTTTTGGGCTAAAACCAGCGGCACCTGGATTAATATCGGCACTGTCCTGGCTGGTACCGCACTAGGCTTGGGGCTGCAAGGTCGCTTACCACTACGCATGCAACGCATCATTACTCAAGGCTTAGGGTTGATCACCTTGTTCGTGGGGATTCAGATGGCGGGTAGCTTAACCAAAACTCAAGCAGGCCGCATTGATGGTGTGGTTTTAGCATTATTGGCGATCGCTCTTGGTGGCCTGCTTGGCGAGTGGTGGCAGCTAGAAGAACGACTCACAGCAGTCGGGGATTGGCTGAAGCAACGCTTTAAGGGTGGTGGTGGCTTTACCGATGGCTTTGTCGCTGCTAGCCTCTTGTTTTGTGTCGGCCCCATGACATTAATCGGTAGCCTCAACAATGGTCTCACCGGGGACAACACCCTGCTGACCTTGAAAGCCACAATGGATGGCTTAGCCGCGATCGCTTTCACTAGCAGTTTTGGTATCGGTGTGGGCTTTTCCACCTTGATCATTTTGGTCTATCAAGGTGGCTTGTCCTTAGCGGCAGGTCTACTAGCTCAGTCCCTTCCTGATCCCGCCACCGATCCCCGTGTGCTGCTAATAACAGGAGTAGGAGGGCTGATGATCTTGGGCATCTCCCTCAACTTATTGGAAGTTGCCCAAGTGCGCGTCGCTTCCTTCTTACCAGCCTTGGCATTAGCACCCTTAATCTATTTCATTTTGGCTCGCTAG
- a CDS encoding 3-deoxy-7-phosphoheptulonate synthase has product MRRTYDLHVVETRPLLSPAFIHSELPITEEVSTLVAETRDRIRNILQGEDQRLLVIVGPCSIHDVDAAYEYGQKLLKLRTALQDQLEIVMRVYFEKPRTTIGWKGLINDPHLDGSYDINTGLRQARKLLLELAKLGLPAATELLDPITPQYLADLISWTAIGARTTESQTHREMASGLSMPVGYKNGTDGNLGAAVNAMLAANSPHHFLGISSQGLASIVTTTGNPDGHLVLRGGKQGPNYDAAYIEKSAKELSKYKLNQRIMIDCSHGNSDKDYTRQPLVSQDIAAQVKAGSPHIMGIMIESHLVAGNQPIPEDLSQLTYGQSITDPCVDLGTTAEMLEILAEAVSRQTGGVPVA; this is encoded by the coding sequence ATGCGTAGAACCTACGATTTGCACGTCGTTGAAACGCGTCCCCTATTGAGTCCAGCCTTTATTCATAGCGAATTGCCGATCACTGAAGAAGTGTCTACTTTGGTGGCAGAAACCCGCGATCGCATCCGCAATATTCTGCAAGGAGAGGATCAACGCCTACTCGTAATTGTGGGTCCCTGCTCGATCCATGATGTGGATGCTGCGTACGAGTATGGTCAAAAGTTGCTCAAGCTGCGGACAGCGCTACAAGACCAGCTTGAGATCGTCATGCGCGTTTATTTCGAGAAGCCTCGCACTACGATTGGCTGGAAGGGCTTAATCAACGATCCCCACCTAGATGGCAGTTACGACATCAATACAGGGTTGCGTCAGGCGCGGAAATTGCTCCTAGAATTGGCTAAACTGGGTTTGCCTGCTGCCACAGAATTGCTTGATCCCATCACCCCACAGTATCTAGCAGACCTGATTTCCTGGACCGCGATCGGGGCTCGCACCACCGAAAGCCAAACTCACCGAGAAATGGCTTCTGGGCTCTCCATGCCTGTCGGTTATAAGAATGGCACCGATGGCAACCTGGGTGCTGCTGTGAATGCCATGCTAGCAGCCAATTCTCCCCATCATTTTTTAGGGATCAGCTCCCAAGGGCTAGCGAGTATTGTCACCACCACAGGTAATCCAGATGGTCACTTGGTCTTACGCGGTGGTAAGCAGGGGCCAAACTACGACGCGGCTTACATCGAGAAATCAGCCAAGGAACTGAGCAAATACAAGCTCAACCAGCGCATCATGATTGATTGCAGTCATGGCAATTCTGACAAAGACTACACCCGCCAACCTTTGGTCTCACAGGATATTGCTGCTCAGGTGAAAGCTGGCTCCCCTCACATTATGGGGATCATGATTGAGAGTCATTTGGTGGCAGGCAATCAACCGATTCCGGAAGACTTGTCTCAGCTCACCTATGGTCAGAGCATTACCGATCCCTGTGTGGACTTAGGCACAACTGCGGAAATGCTAGAGATCCTGGCAGAAGCGGTGAGTCGGCAAACCGGGGGAGTTCCAGTCGCCTAA
- a CDS encoding aldo/keto reductase, producing MHHQSLSLPLMGCGTWAWGNRLLWGYDESMDEQLQAVFNLCVQQGVTLFDTGDSYGTGKFNGRSEQLLGQFTQAYAGPNQAEICIATKLAAYPWRLTRKAMVSAGQASAQRLGRNVDLVQMHWSTANYAPWQEWSLLDGLGDLYEQGLAKGVGLSNYGPKRLRQVHQRLAERGIPISTLQVQYSLLSTYPVTELGLKDVCDELGIKLIAYSPLALGILTGKYSEQGPFPKGIRGLLFKQLLSGSRPLLDCLQAIATSRDKTMSQVALNWCIAKGTIPIPGAKNVEQAQQNVGALGWQLDAGEMAELDQAAANVDKPMVQNIFQTR from the coding sequence ATGCATCATCAATCACTCTCTTTACCCCTGATGGGATGCGGCACTTGGGCCTGGGGCAATCGTTTGCTGTGGGGCTACGACGAGAGCATGGATGAGCAGTTGCAAGCTGTCTTTAACTTGTGCGTCCAGCAAGGTGTGACGTTATTCGATACAGGCGATTCCTACGGTACGGGCAAATTCAATGGACGCAGTGAGCAATTACTTGGACAGTTTACCCAAGCGTATGCCGGCCCCAATCAAGCAGAAATCTGTATCGCGACGAAATTGGCCGCTTATCCCTGGCGATTGACGCGCAAAGCAATGGTGTCGGCTGGGCAAGCTTCGGCTCAGCGCTTAGGGAGAAACGTAGATTTGGTGCAGATGCATTGGTCTACAGCGAACTATGCACCTTGGCAGGAATGGTCTCTCTTAGATGGTCTGGGTGATCTGTATGAACAAGGACTTGCCAAAGGAGTCGGTCTGTCTAATTACGGCCCGAAGCGGTTACGACAAGTCCATCAAAGACTGGCAGAGCGCGGCATTCCTATCTCCACCTTACAAGTGCAATACTCGCTGTTGTCTACCTATCCAGTTACAGAGCTAGGGTTGAAAGATGTCTGTGATGAGTTAGGCATCAAACTCATCGCCTATAGTCCTCTGGCTCTGGGAATCCTAACGGGCAAGTATTCCGAGCAAGGCCCCTTCCCCAAAGGCATTCGCGGACTCCTCTTTAAGCAACTTCTGTCAGGCAGCCGACCTTTGCTAGATTGCTTGCAGGCGATCGCCACCTCTCGCGACAAAACCATGTCTCAAGTTGCCCTGAATTGGTGTATTGCCAAAGGCACCATTCCCATTCCTGGCGCAAAAAACGTAGAACAAGCCCAGCAGAATGTCGGAGCTTTAGGGTGGCAACTGGATGCAGGTGAAATGGCAGAACTCGATCAAGCTGCTGCTAACGTAGACAAACCGATGGTGCAGAATATCTTTCAGACCAGATAA
- a CDS encoding tetratricopeptide repeat protein, which produces MDAEAVLAWVDTLVLTKTGQRLSDLQKTILHKVWQGHKYFEIAADYGCTEGHVKDVGSDLWKFLSQQLGEKITKTNCRAALARYFQAASITSQISCTQLHFSAPPPFHPDVAPTPELTNFVGRTTAIAHLNRLASQGAKAIVIQGEGGLGKTTLAQQYLQTQEFEIVLELLMAKETQNITSAERVVEEWLQHDFGQEPSVEFGVNLGRLKRQLQTRRIGLLIDNLEPALDLQGRLLAAHRNYVELLRILTDGRVRSLTLITSRDRLCESSLSLLHYRLPSLEQEAWEQFFRHQNIAINESVLQKMHRAYGGNAKAMGILCGAIQEDFAHDMAAYWQENDGDLLVTTDLKDLVASQVNRLQALDPQAYRLFYRLGCYRYQDVPTIPTAALLCLLWDVPPTQQRQTIASLRNRSLIEYHNGGYWLHPVIRAEAIARLRASDEWVTVNHKAAEFWTANVRAIETTKDALQALEAYYHYVEINDFEAASSVILKSRNNQWQQFLPLGSTLYRMGLLQPLLAAINQVIRNVHSDRNLSELYNIWGDLHWITGNIHQAIACQETTMTLAHQALQSLPTAPQTPAEKHQLYYFKMLEVDSLLSIGLYKIDLWELADAARLFQQVIALAQNTEHHRWAEKATVCLALVNSYLDLPSASLTLVETIYHSLLTKQLAEHSGRFAYFIQILGQTYVNLGDFEKAGAMYQMALTFSEAGSYTQIKAKTLNGLAEIERQQSAFDIALNHHAEAIALLEQIGAKCDLAEAYFQLGLTHQKMNNIVSSQTNFERAIQLFTEMQAPQQVLKVKQDQRS; this is translated from the coding sequence ATGGACGCTGAAGCAGTATTGGCATGGGTTGACACCCTAGTTCTGACCAAGACTGGGCAACGTCTGAGCGATTTACAGAAAACAATCTTGCACAAAGTCTGGCAGGGGCACAAGTATTTTGAAATCGCCGCTGACTACGGCTGTACGGAAGGGCATGTCAAAGATGTTGGTTCCGACCTGTGGAAATTTCTCTCTCAACAACTCGGTGAAAAGATTACTAAAACCAACTGCCGAGCCGCGTTAGCGCGATATTTTCAAGCTGCGTCCATCACATCACAAATTTCTTGTACTCAACTCCATTTCTCGGCTCCTCCCCCATTCCATCCAGATGTAGCCCCAACCCCAGAACTCACTAACTTTGTTGGACGTACAACCGCGATCGCCCATCTCAATCGTTTAGCCAGCCAAGGAGCCAAGGCGATCGTTATTCAGGGAGAAGGCGGTTTAGGAAAAACGACACTGGCCCAACAATATCTACAAACCCAGGAATTTGAGATAGTTTTAGAACTGTTGATGGCGAAGGAAACCCAAAATATTACCTCTGCTGAACGGGTCGTAGAGGAATGGCTCCAGCATGACTTTGGCCAAGAGCCCAGCGTAGAGTTTGGCGTGAATTTAGGACGACTCAAGCGACAACTCCAAACTCGGCGCATTGGCCTATTGATCGACAACTTAGAGCCTGCCCTAGATTTGCAAGGACGATTGTTAGCCGCGCATCGCAACTATGTTGAGCTATTGCGAATTTTGACCGATGGCCGAGTCCGATCGCTGACCCTAATTACCAGTCGCGATCGCCTATGTGAATCGAGCCTCAGCCTATTGCACTATCGACTACCCAGCTTAGAACAGGAGGCGTGGGAGCAGTTCTTTCGGCATCAAAACATTGCAATCAATGAGTCAGTGCTGCAAAAAATGCACCGGGCTTATGGCGGCAACGCTAAGGCAATGGGGATTCTTTGTGGCGCGATTCAGGAAGACTTTGCTCATGATATGGCGGCTTACTGGCAAGAAAACGACGGCGATTTGCTAGTGACCACTGACCTAAAAGACTTAGTGGCTAGCCAAGTCAATCGGCTACAAGCGCTAGACCCTCAAGCGTATCGATTGTTTTACCGTTTGGGCTGTTATCGTTACCAAGATGTCCCCACCATTCCCACAGCAGCACTCCTCTGTTTACTGTGGGATGTCCCACCGACGCAGCAGCGACAAACTATTGCCTCCCTTCGCAACCGCTCTCTAATCGAATACCATAACGGCGGCTACTGGCTGCATCCCGTCATCCGGGCAGAGGCGATCGCCCGTCTGCGAGCCAGTGATGAGTGGGTCACTGTGAACCACAAAGCAGCAGAGTTCTGGACTGCCAATGTCCGTGCGATTGAAACGACCAAAGATGCGCTACAAGCCCTAGAAGCCTACTATCACTACGTTGAAATTAATGATTTTGAGGCAGCGAGCAGCGTAATTCTCAAAAGTAGAAATAATCAGTGGCAGCAGTTTCTCCCTCTCGGTAGCACCTTATATCGGATGGGGCTACTGCAACCGCTACTGGCTGCTATTAATCAAGTAATTCGCAATGTGCACTCCGATCGCAACCTCAGCGAACTCTACAACATCTGGGGAGATTTGCACTGGATTACGGGCAACATTCATCAGGCGATCGCTTGCCAAGAAACGACCATGACGCTGGCTCATCAAGCCTTGCAGTCTCTCCCTACTGCCCCCCAAACTCCAGCCGAGAAACATCAGCTCTACTACTTCAAAATGCTGGAAGTCGATTCCCTACTCAGCATTGGTCTTTACAAAATTGATCTGTGGGAGTTGGCGGATGCTGCCCGTTTGTTTCAGCAAGTAATCGCTCTAGCTCAAAACACCGAACACCACCGCTGGGCCGAAAAAGCCACTGTTTGTCTAGCTTTAGTCAATTCTTATTTAGATTTACCTAGTGCATCTCTCACGTTGGTGGAGACAATCTACCATTCTCTCCTGACCAAGCAGTTGGCAGAGCACAGCGGCAGATTTGCCTACTTCATTCAAATTCTAGGCCAAACTTATGTCAATTTAGGCGATTTCGAGAAGGCAGGTGCCATGTATCAGATGGCATTGACCTTTTCTGAGGCAGGTTCCTACACCCAAATTAAAGCCAAAACTCTCAATGGTTTAGCCGAAATTGAGCGCCAACAATCTGCTTTTGATATCGCCCTCAATCATCATGCTGAAGCGATCGCCCTTTTAGAACAAATTGGTGCCAAATGTGACTTGGCTGAAGCTTATTTTCAGCTAGGACTCACTCACCAAAAAATGAACAATATTGTGAGTAGTCAAACCAACTTTGAGCGGGCCATCCAGCTATTCACAGAAATGCAAGCGCCCCAGCAAGTGCTCAAAGTGAAGCAAGACCAGAGGTCATAG